In Thunnus thynnus chromosome 4, fThuThy2.1, whole genome shotgun sequence, the DNA window TGGAAAGGCCGGAGGATTACATGGATACTATACTGGGGAtgactctgtttgtgtgtgtgtctctatacTTGAAGTCATCTGTTAGTCCATGTGAACATGCACATGCGTTTACATCCACACACACGTGCActcaacatacacacatgtatattGATAAATTGGCTGGACCAATATATCAATGGATATTAGCTAATGGCAGATATTGGCATATATTTCagctagggctgcaactaacaattattctcattattgattgatctgtcgattattaatcaattagtcatttggtctataaaatgtcagaaaatggtgaaaaatgctgatttctcatgtcttcaaatgtcttgtcagcagtccacaacacaaagatattcagtttactaccatagaagactgaagaaactTTAAAAGCTGgagaaccagagaatttttgtatttttttgattaactgattatcaagaTAGTttgcgattaattttctgtcgattgatcaattagtcagttgacagaaaattaattgcaaaCTATCTTGATAATCAGttaaatcattgcagctctgatGATTAAATTAACTCAAAAATTtgagttaatttaaaaaagagtTACATAGTTTATCCACTAACGAGCACTCgtaagtttatttttcaactgtaaaatgtcctgctCAATACATATCTTACAGTCATGGTTCTGTAATAACCAAACTTAAGGGATCcctgcaaaaaatgtttttttatgttatgtttatggaaaaaaaaaatcagccgatcattagattttttaaattttgaaatatcGGTATTGGCCTCAAAAATGCAGTATAGGTTGGGCTATAGTGTATATGTATGTCAAGCACAACTTTTACATCCTTAAGCATATGATTGGATTGTGGCATAACTGTAACGCACATCCTTGGAGACTTCTAACTGCAGTATTGAGACGTTCAGTGTATAATGCCAGTATTAGTTTACTGTGGAGAGTTACCCTCTGTTCATTCTGAATCCATGCAGACAGCAGATGGCAGAGACTAATTGTCACAGGCCAGACACAGCACCAATAATTGCACCAATTATAGAGACGAGTGAACACACCACTTCCAAAGCCAAAGACTTATTATGAGTGAAttactgtgtgtgcacataacTATGGTACTCTTTAAATTATCATTCTTTTTGACTTGCATTTAGGGTTGTCTTTAAACAGAACATGGGAATCTGTTGATTTGATGTTTCTCAGTGTACCTCAGACTTCGGAGacaaatatattttgtctttctgtaGCTCTCTTCTACTGTGTTTGGTTTAATCTTGAGTGGCTGGCGTCATCTGTTTCCAGCAAGTCTAGAGTGGGGAAGGCCCCTGTGTGTCAACCtcaggtgtgtgtatgcacgTATGAATGTGCACATGTGAGATAGGGTAATTCTTTTTCAAGTGTGTGCATGTCCATGTGTGATTGAAGTGACACAACATCTGCTGGTACAGCTGTCTTCTTTTAAGCCGGATCTattctttgacattttacaagaaTTTTCATGCTCAGATTGCAGCCACAGCCACCGTCACCAGAGCTTCATAGGTAATTGTGGTTATGCCCTATTTGGATTTGTTAAACTTCTGAATGTTTAGTTTTTGGAGCTGATGTCTTTGATGTCTTCAGTGTAGACTTAATCAAAAAAAGGCTTTCAGTTGTCTTAATATTCTAGTTATTCATAACATGGAGTGATAAGAGCTGTGGTAAAGaccttttgtttgtgttattctCAAGTTTTAAACTAAATATGTGTCCATTTGTTTGAAAGTTCACTTGAGTCTCGCCTACAgtgtaaaaaatacagtatgagcTAAATTTGTGTTTGCTAAAATCATAGTTTTCCCCACTCAAACCACCACACGCTGGAATCTTTGGTAAACCAAATGTAAATTACTTTCTATTTTTGTCTGTGAAGGTACTATAGTTAGCTTTTGTCTGCTTTTACatatttgtctttctgtttttaacagACTGTGAAATGATTTAAGAATTGCTAACTTTgtaaagtgacatcatcattactGAATCACCTTCAGTCTGCAAAACACCCTGATGGTCTATGTGTATCTGTACCACATGCGTTCTGTCAGATACTACACATGGCGCTTGATGTTGCCAGCAGTTGGCTGTACACTGTGACTTATTGGACACTGCGAAGACGCCTCACATTATatatgttttactgtgtttgagATAAGACTTCTtacaaagtaaaagaaaaatatagctCAGTATAAGTTACTTTTcagaaaagataaaacattgtTGGATGTGATCTTTCAACACTAAAAGGACAAGAGGTAGCGTTCAACTCATATTCGTTAATTTCACCGGATGCAAAAAACATATAGCAATCTCTGTCCAAGTTGAACCcactcaaaatataaacagtTCAGTAGAAACATCAGGCAAACATCACAATGACATTATGTGTTGCTGTCACAcactgtaactctgtctgtgtctgtcttacAGACCTGTGTGGTGCATCTGGGCCCAAACCCCTCAAGCCCCAGCGATCTCTTCCAGGGACACCTCTCTCTCACTACCCAATCGACCTGCGAACATCCATGGAAGAGAAGTACAAAGAGATTGCAGAGGTAATCTTAAACTAAGTGAAAAATTGATCTGTTTAAAAATCAAGATATTTAGTCATCGAGGTATTTTAATCAGCTGTTACTGCTATTTATTTGAATATGCTACTTACGAAAATAGAAGTTGGCAAGTTTGAAAATCACTTGCACAAAAAAATTTGTTATGATATCAGTTCAGTGTCTTGTATGGCATTTCATGGCTTTATTTCAAGGTAAATGTAGCAGGTGGGTTTATGTGAGCCTCAGGGTACTATTTTCCTGACCGTCACCATCAGCGTtgcaaaccaaaaaaaacaactgaaaaactcactgtaataatgaaagaaaaaatattttgattctcTAAATTGAGTCTGAACctttattgaacaaaaatgtcCAGATGGATTTGATAGAGCTCAGGACTCATCCTGAGGACAATCGCGttacttttattgttaaatgttGGTGAAAGCACGCTCATTTGGTGCCAGGAAATTACTAAATAGGtgcagacacaaaaaaatacactaGGTAAATTGCACACAGACTGTGTTTGCCCCAGTGCTTTGGCAGGAAAATAGGACCCTCAGTGTCGTTCGTATGTCTATGGATGCATTGAAATTGATGATTTATGATTCCATAAATGGTATAACTTGTGTTTACACCAGGAGCTGTTCACACGCAGCATGGCAGAGAGCGAGATGCGCAGTGCTCCATATGAGTTCCCGGAAGACAGTCCCATCGAACAGCTGGAAGAGCGCCGGCACCGCCTGGAGAGGCAAATCAGCCAGGACATTAAGTGAGGAAAtgcaaacacaccacacacacacacacacacacacacacacacacacacacacacacacacacacacacacacacaaagccagtaAAATATACTCTTTACAGTACCTCAGACAGACATAACTGCCTCCACCTAGCCTTGCTTTCACTCGTGCACACATGCTTATCAGCTTCCAAAATGCCAGTTTGGGGGCTAACTAACCCCAGCAAACAGCTAACTGGGCTAGCCAGCACTTGGTGCCTGTCCTGGTGTTCCATCTTCTTTTACACAAACTTTTATAGGGAGGTAGGCTGTGTCTTGGTTTCCAGGGTTAATGCTCTCTGCACCACTAAGCTGATCGTGTGGGTGGTTACGTGACATGCCCCCTGCAAGCCCCTGTTTACTGATCAGGGTGTACCACTACTAACTTATGatatttctctgtctgtatcAATCACCTTGATCACTTAATGCCTAAAAtgctttgtgtatgtgtgtatctgtgtgtgtgtgtgtgtgtgtgtgtgtgtgtgtgtgtgtgagagagagagactgcttgagtgaagtgtgtgttcatgtgtgtgcttgtgcatatACCCGTATTTGGTCTCTCTCCCCCTTGTGTGCTTAATTTCTTCTCACTACCTCTGATGCCCATCTGCCCCCTTCCTTGCCCACACTATCCTGCGCCGCTGCATATCACCCCAAGGCTTGAGCCAGAGATCTTGCTCCGCGCCAAACAGGACTTCATGAAAATCGACAGTGCTGCAGACCTAGAGTGAGTGAGCTCTGCTTCAGTATGTATGTTTTGTCAGGCTCTTCGGTTATTTATATTCTTTCAGTTCATCTATATTTTGCTTGCTTGTACTCTTAGTACACATCTGACATTTTAGTATTAACCTCTATACTTGTCTGCAGTATTTGGGAACTCTGAACTGTTGTAAGAACTTTACTCCAGAGCCACTGAGAGAGATTATCAGCATGTTGAGATGGACCACATCTTCCCTCTACTGGTGACTTGATAGACATACAGTAACTTTATAAATGGGTACACTGTCCTTTTACTTTTTAACTCTCTAAAAAGGAGAAGTCTGCAACTGGATTTCCATACTTTGTTGATCTCGATTTGATCTCTTCATAACTGAGATTCCTGTGTTCCAGTGGCAATAAAACTTGTACCATCTGTGAACCCTGAGAAAGTCTTACAGCTCTGTAGTTTAACTATTGAAGGTTTTTCATATAGATTTATTTATAGATCTTAGCTCTTAGTGTCACTTGTACttattcacattttgttgatttaattaattactCAGTTTTACACAGTtaagtgagaacatttttgaGGTGATagcaaatatattaaaattacaattttcaGTCTGCTTTTGAAGAGtgttaatatttaaacacatctaATTCATGTCAGGGTGTATAAAACTAACAACATCTGGATACTCTTCTCCTTCAttcactttttactttttttttttttactttttctgcGTACCTCCACATGTTTTCCATCAATGTGTCCTCATTCCTCCGGGCCTCTATTTACCTTTATCTTGTTTTAAACTCTCCTTTcctgtgtctgtatctgttaAGGTTAATGAAGGAGGCGAGTGTGGACACTGTTGATGATGGCTTTAAGGAGAAGGAAATGCCAATGGAGAGAGAGTACCAGCGGGTCTCAATATCTGGAGAGGAAAAGTGCGGGGTGAGGAGCTTTTTATTAAACTTGTCTCATATGATTTCTGAATGATTTCACCAGCATTTTAACTACTTTCAGTGAGGTTTTTTCCATTAACACCCATTCTCATAATTTATATCTTCCCAGGTGCCCTTCACTGACCTGGTAGATGCTGCCAAGTGTGTGGTGAAGGCATTATTCATCCGGGAGAAGTACATACACCGATCCATGCAGAGCTTTTGTAAGACCACAGCTCATGCCTTGCAGGACCTTGGGATGACGCCTCTGGAACAGGGAATCTATGATGATATACCAGAGACCCCTGTAGATGCTGGTattacatgcatacacaaaaacatattctGTTACAATTTGGAAGAAATAGCAATTAGAAAGGATTGAACTACATGCTGGAGGCATCACATTCTTGGTTTTGTTGAAATTCGCATGTATCCCAATGAAGACAGTAATTGCTGAGCCACATACTTTGAGAACTTTGTTTTATCTGTGGCCAAGACAAGGTGATTTTTGCTAACTCATGCAGTGACATCAGAAAAGCCTTTAATTAGACTTCGTCCTCTTTTGGCTGTCTTTTTGTTCTGTGAAAACCTGTTGATAGAGAGACTGTAAGTGTTTCAAGCATACCTGGCCCTGTTCTGCAAGGGAAGCTTGCTTATTATACCTCAGAATACCAAGAATAATTGCATCAGCTCTACATGAGGTGTGGAGTGTGTTTCCATTGGACTATAGTCTTTTCACTCTCCGCAGTTTTCCACTAAAATAACAATAGCTTTATTTCTTATTGACTTGACTATGAGTCAGCCAATTTCAAGGTAGGGTCCACTTCCCTTACTGCATTAGCAAGGTGTTTCAGCTCTCTGCAAGCTCATGTGGTGATATAATTACTGTAGGCTCAAGGCAGCATCACAATTTTCTCTACAAAGGGGCTTTATAGGACCAAAACTCATGCACATGTTCAAGCCTGAGAGTGCTTGGCAGTCTTTAACATGAGCCTTTTCAAGAAAATGGGTATATTTACTGATATTGAGACAGCAAGGAATTGCTGGATTTAAAGAGGACATGTGCGCACACTGAACTAGTTGACAAAAAATTGACAATAAAGTAAAGGAGAAACACTCCTCAACTGTGTTTTTTgtaggttttttatttttcttaccaAATCCAAAAGTAGATAAAATGAGAACTCTTTTACCTGAGCAGTTACTGTGTCATTGTTAATCATtgtcatcattcattcatcatcgGTTCATCATTGTAATCAAGATATTTTTGTAGCATGTAACTTAATTATTGTCTATCTCTTGTTTTCCCAGATGCCCCCGTCCACCCACCTGTTTCAGAGACACACCCTTACGACAATCAGGACCCCATGAATATGCCGGCAGACACAGGATATGGTTGCAAGATGGTGGATGGAGTAGTCCATGTCTACACcaagaaaaccaacatggacAAGTATGTGTCTagtaatgtgtttattaatgtttgcATAATCATACTTTTAGGTTTTAACAACTCCTCAACATCCTCCTTTTCAGAAGTTCAGAACTGGACCTGCCGTATCCTGACCTGAAAGAGTATATTGCAGATATGAATGTTATGATGGCCCTTATTATCAACGGGccagtgtgagtgtttgtttttttacactatCAGTCTGCAAATGTGCTTTTATCTCAGTTTTTAgcttaatttttgttttgtttttagctttatttcAAATGTTGTATGTCCCTGTGTGTGGTGTCTACAGCAAGTCTTTCTGCTACCGTCGCCTACAGTACCTAAGCTCTAAATTCCAGATGCACATCCTCCTGAATGAGATGAAAGAGCTGGCAGCTCAGAAGAAAGTTCCTCACAGAGACTTCTACAACATACGAAAGGCAAGAGCCAACAAATAGCTGCTACTGCTGGCTTAACTTGTTTATCCGTCCCTATGATTATGGGCTGTGCATAGTTTACAGAGTCCCCTCAGTACAAAAACAATGTAGTAGCAGAATAAATGTCAGCCAAATAACTGAACTGCAGTGCAACTGTTTACATATtatgatgtaaatattttaatcagACTTTGTGAAGTGAAAACAGTGATAAGTGGTACTGATCCTGGTATGGGCCCAGGAGTGAAGTCATATTTGCCACTCACATCGACAAAAATCTAAACCTTCAGTCAAATAAGAGGTATCTTTTGTGCCGTTgctccactctgttctgactccaggtagacacacacatacatgcatctTCTTGCATGAACCAGAAGCACCTGCTGCGATTCATCAAGAGAGCCATGAAGAAATACCCGGAGGAGATTGTCCACATAGAGAACGGGCGGGGCCAGACCCTCAAGGAGGTGTTTGAGTCTATGAACCTGACAGCCTTCGACCTGAGTGTGGACACTCTGGACATGCACGCGGTGAGGAATGGCAGCAACAGTACAAATATCTAACTATTTAAAAAGAAGCATATTTTGTATAGATAAAAAAATTCGATTtgactggattttttttctcaacaggACCGTAACACCTTCCATCGGTTCGACAAGTTCAATGCCAAATACAACCCGATTGGAGAATCCATCCTCAGAGAGATCTTCATCAAGACTGACAACCACATTGAAGGAAAATACTTTGCACACATAGTCAAGGTATGGAAAAAGTCATATACAATTGTTTTAACACCAAATAATTACAATATATACACAAACTGATACATCAATATCCTTTGTCATTATTTATCCAGGAAGTGATGTATGACTTGGAGGAGAGCAAGTACCAGAACTCTGAGCTACGTCTGTCCATCTATGGCCGCTCCAGAGACGAATGGGACAAGCTGGCCCAGTGGGCTGTCAAACATCGAGTGTACTCTCATAATGTGCGCTGGCTTATCCAGGTGCCTCGGCTTTTGTAAGTAACACCCCAACTTGCTTTACTTTGAAGCTGAGATGTGCAGCATTTAACCTCTAGGTGTGATATTGATGAGAGTAATTCAAGAAGAAATTGTCAGAGCATGTTGTAGGTGTTTTTGTAGAATCTGAGGACACAAATCTGTTCCAGAAATATAtgaacataacataaaatggCAGTTTTGCAAGATAAAAGGTTCTGTActgagtgaaccaaaacaaaaaatgaaattgtttgTGAGTGATATGATtcagtctgtgttttgtgttatgTTCCTGTCTCGGGTGATACGAACACATCATAAGAAAAGCTAGCTCTTGTTCGTGGTCCCAGCCCACGTTAGAggaaacaaactaaaaaacaagcaataaaaaaaaaacatttaagtaatATAAATGTGCATTATCCCCTTACAGTGAaatctacatacagtatgaaataGATTCTCATaagttttacaaaaacaaatgatctTTGTAGTAACAAAAAGTGTCACTGTTCTGCTATATATAGCTGTTTGTATCTTATTATAACAATCTCCATCTTTCCAGTGACGTGTACCACACAAAGAAGCAGCTGGCTAATTTCCAAGAGATGCTGGAGAACATCTTCATGCCTCTGTTTGAAGTCACGATCAACCCGCGCAGTCATCCTGAGCTGCATCTCTTCCTGCAGCATGTGAGTCACTCCACAAGAAATCCAAGCCATCATGATTATTCACACTTAAAGAgactgattgtttttttgttgttattatttgtttgtCAATAGGTGGTAGGCTTTGACAGCGTAGATGATGAGTCCAAACCCGAGCACCACATTTTCAATCTTGACAGTCCGCTGCCAGTGAACTGGACAGAAGAGGACAACCCACCTTACTCCTACTACCTCTACTACACCTATGCCAACATGACTGTGCTCAACCACCTGCGAAGGTACAGTATGGGGCAGCTGTACGCTTTTATAACACATGCGAATCTTTGATccttcatttcaacaaaacaaacacaaaataaacaagattttaattcatttttaaaaaaacatttgtctaAAACAGGAGGCGAGGCTTCCATACGTTTGTGCTGCGACCTCACTGTGGGGAGGCGGGGCCGATCCACCACCTGGTGTCAGGTTTCATCTTATCAGAGAACATCTCCCACGGCCTGCTGCTCAGAAAGGTCAGGACAACTTACGGGATTGTTTCCAGACGACTGTTGTGGAAATGTTTGGCTTTTACATGTTGAAATACTGTTGAATGTTGTTCTTATAATTGCTTTTCTGTGTAACATTCAAAAAGTGTATCTGGGAAAAATCAGGAGGCTTTATCAGGCTTAAAATAGCTTAAAAAGGGTTAACACAATATCATGCACACCTGGACACATACAGTGCAATCTAATATAATATCAGTGCAGTGAATGCAACCTTTCAGGttcttaattttaaatttttgttgaGACTTTGTCAGAGAGGAATTAATTCATTCAATTCATGGCAATTTTTGGTGACAATGTTGTATTGGATTGGACTGCATTATCTCTTGGGAAGCGGCAAGTGAGGCACAAATTATTGGGTCCACCTTGGCTTTCACTGATAGGTGTAAATTGACTTGATGCAGCAGGGCTGAGCAAAACAAGGCTGCCAGTCTACTGCTGAAGTCTGAGGCAAAGTACTCGCATCACAAAGTGGCTGTAGCTTGCAGCTGTATTTACTtatttgtgtctctttcattgtccctccctctctctctttgataTCCTTCAGGCCCCGGTGCTGCAGTATCTTTATTACCTGGCTCAAATTGGCATTGCCATGTCACCACTGAGTAACAACAGCCTGTTCCTCAGTTACCACCGCAACCCGCTGCCAGAGTACCTGTCAAGAGGCCTCATGGTCTCTCTGTCCACTGATGATCCCCTTCAGTTCCACTTCACCAAGGTCAGTACGACCATTTATTCacgtctgccaaatgaataaatgtacgTTTGTCTGGATCTACACATGGCTTACATTGAAGGTACAAAGTGCAAAAAGATCATTGGACGTGACGAGgatgaaatgacatttttcttggtttgtgtgtgtgtgtgtaatgtgtgtgtttgtttgggcCCAGGAGCCTCTGATGGAGGAGTACAGCATTGCCACTCAAGTCTGGAAGCTGAGTTCCTGTGACATGTGTGAGCTGGCAAGAAACAGTGTTCTCATGAGCGGGTTTTCACACAAGGTAAAGTAGTATAGagattattttgtgtatttaatcTGTTGACATAGTTAATCCCTGTATGTGACACAGTCtttgcattgttttctgttGAACCCTTCAATGTGTCCCCATTGAATCAAGCTAAAATAATTATTGCTCAAAATTTACCAACAATTCTCTGTTGCAAACATGTCCAATAGTTCTGTcagattttatattttcctcctgttttttaCTTGTATCTCTGAGGTTCCCACTCATATATCTTCTCCTGACTTCAGGCCAAAAGCTACTGGTTGGGCCCCAACTATTCCAAGGAGGGTCCTGTGAGTAATGACATCCGTCGTACCAACGTCCCTGACATCCGTGTGGCATACCGCAGTGAGACGCTCTCCGAGGAGCTTCAGCTCATCACTCAAGCTGTACGCACAGAAGAGCTGGACACCATTGATGAGGAGGACACTCTGTCCATGGGCCCTCTCCCAGGACGCCACTGAAATCACAATCAATTAGTCCTCGTCCAGTGAATCCCCAATCCTGTGGTCCACCCAGCATGACACTGAAGAGCCGTGGTGTGGGAGCAAATCTGCTGTCTGTTCATCCTACTTACAGTATTAACACCCCTAATCATCACTATATAAGTTATGCCGCATACTGACAGCCACACCACTACCAAAAAGCCAAGGATATGGTGCTGCCAGTGTTCTTCTATTTCTTGTGagtcattttaatgttgtaggaGAGGATTCTTACTCCATTTATGGTTTAATTTTGATTAGAGGTTTTCCCCAACTCTTTTCCTATAATGAGTTGGAAAAGAGTTTCTATTGTTCTCTGTGACATGTCCGCTGTCAGTCAGCACGATGCAGGTTAGAGGGGATGACCTgacaagaaaacaacagcaggGAAACACTAGAAGTCAGTGCTAAAGCCATTAAATGATCCTTGTGATGTTATTCAGTGATATGTTTCACCAGATATATTACACAGCATATAGTATCTCTGCAGTATCTGTGTACTACAGGCACTAACAACCAGCACATTTCAACTTTCTTAACTGCAAACCTGCTCTGAACGTTGCTTCCACTATAGTCATGCTGCTTAACCAATGCATCTATCATCTTCATTATACAAACGTATAATGAAGGAACAGAGATGCAGTTTTATTAGAATAACACAGTGGTGTTGTTGGTGAAGGTT includes these proteins:
- the LOC137181571 gene encoding AMP deaminase 2-like isoform X2 — encoded protein: MPSSVNVFPCIGYRKLIPWLLGQPRRMAPSRSWGSLGLPFSSLLWSMPADLLLGGRRSQLCRGASTGSVWVLPPRCPTVRQSSSIRASAPLSLCWPLRSSALLCSSSSRSTGGKMSSSSSSSSSTSDGQGKPKSKSSFHKRGGLKSTTSPDLCGASGPKPLKPQRSLPGTPLSHYPIDLRTSMEEKYKEIAEELFTRSMAESEMRSAPYEFPEDSPIEQLEERRHRLERQISQDIKLEPEILLRAKQDFMKIDSAADLELMKEASVDTVDDGFKEKEMPMEREYQRVSISGEEKCGVPFTDLVDAAKCVVKALFIREKYIHRSMQSFCKTTAHALQDLGMTPLEQGIYDDIPETPVDADAPVHPPVSETHPYDNQDPMNMPADTGYGCKMVDGVVHVYTKKTNMDNSELDLPYPDLKEYIADMNVMMALIINGPVKSFCYRRLQYLSSKFQMHILLNEMKELAAQKKVPHRDFYNIRKVDTHIHASSCMNQKHLLRFIKRAMKKYPEEIVHIENGRGQTLKEVFESMNLTAFDLSVDTLDMHADRNTFHRFDKFNAKYNPIGESILREIFIKTDNHIEGKYFAHIVKEVMYDLEESKYQNSELRLSIYGRSRDEWDKLAQWAVKHRVYSHNVRWLIQVPRLFDVYHTKKQLANFQEMLENIFMPLFEVTINPRSHPELHLFLQHVVGFDSVDDESKPEHHIFNLDSPLPVNWTEEDNPPYSYYLYYTYANMTVLNHLRRRRGFHTFVLRPHCGEAGPIHHLVSGFILSENISHGLLLRKAPVLQYLYYLAQIGIAMSPLSNNSLFLSYHRNPLPEYLSRGLMVSLSTDDPLQFHFTKEPLMEEYSIATQVWKLSSCDMCELARNSVLMSGFSHKAKSYWLGPNYSKEGPVSNDIRRTNVPDIRVAYRSETLSEELQLITQAVRTEELDTIDEEDTLSMGPLPGRH
- the LOC137181571 gene encoding AMP deaminase 2-like isoform X5 — translated: MSGDLCGASGPKPLKPQRSLPGTPLSHYPIDLRTSMEEKYKEIAEELFTRSMAESEMRSAPYEFPEDSPIEQLEERRHRLERQISQDIKLEPEILLRAKQDFMKIDSAADLELMKEASVDTVDDGFKEKEMPMEREYQRVSISGEEKCGVPFTDLVDAAKCVVKALFIREKYIHRSMQSFCKTTAHALQDLGMTPLEQGIYDDIPETPVDADAPVHPPVSETHPYDNQDPMNMPADTGYGCKMVDGVVHVYTKKTNMDKSSELDLPYPDLKEYIADMNVMMALIINGPVKSFCYRRLQYLSSKFQMHILLNEMKELAAQKKVPHRDFYNIRKVDTHIHASSCMNQKHLLRFIKRAMKKYPEEIVHIENGRGQTLKEVFESMNLTAFDLSVDTLDMHADRNTFHRFDKFNAKYNPIGESILREIFIKTDNHIEGKYFAHIVKEVMYDLEESKYQNSELRLSIYGRSRDEWDKLAQWAVKHRVYSHNVRWLIQVPRLFDVYHTKKQLANFQEMLENIFMPLFEVTINPRSHPELHLFLQHVVGFDSVDDESKPEHHIFNLDSPLPVNWTEEDNPPYSYYLYYTYANMTVLNHLRRRRGFHTFVLRPHCGEAGPIHHLVSGFILSENISHGLLLRKAPVLQYLYYLAQIGIAMSPLSNNSLFLSYHRNPLPEYLSRGLMVSLSTDDPLQFHFTKEPLMEEYSIATQVWKLSSCDMCELARNSVLMSGFSHKAKSYWLGPNYSKEGPVSNDIRRTNVPDIRVAYRSETLSEELQLITQAVRTEELDTIDEEDTLSMGPLPGRH
- the LOC137181571 gene encoding AMP deaminase 2-like isoform X4: MAPSRSWGSLGLPFSSLLWSMPADLLLGGRRSQLCRGASTGSVWVLPPRCPTVRQSSSIRASAPLSLCWPLRSSALLCSSSSRSTGGKMSSSSSSSSSTSDGQGKPKSKSSFHKRGGLKSTTSPDLCGASGPKPLKPQRSLPGTPLSHYPIDLRTSMEEKYKEIAEELFTRSMAESEMRSAPYEFPEDSPIEQLEERRHRLERQISQDIKLEPEILLRAKQDFMKIDSAADLELMKEASVDTVDDGFKEKEMPMEREYQRVSISGEEKCGVPFTDLVDAAKCVVKALFIREKYIHRSMQSFCKTTAHALQDLGMTPLEQGIYDDIPETPVDADAPVHPPVSETHPYDNQDPMNMPADTGYGCKMVDGVVHVYTKKTNMDKSSELDLPYPDLKEYIADMNVMMALIINGPVKSFCYRRLQYLSSKFQMHILLNEMKELAAQKKVPHRDFYNIRKVDTHIHASSCMNQKHLLRFIKRAMKKYPEEIVHIENGRGQTLKEVFESMNLTAFDLSVDTLDMHADRNTFHRFDKFNAKYNPIGESILREIFIKTDNHIEGKYFAHIVKEVMYDLEESKYQNSELRLSIYGRSRDEWDKLAQWAVKHRVYSHNVRWLIQVPRLFDVYHTKKQLANFQEMLENIFMPLFEVTINPRSHPELHLFLQHVVGFDSVDDESKPEHHIFNLDSPLPVNWTEEDNPPYSYYLYYTYANMTVLNHLRRRRGFHTFVLRPHCGEAGPIHHLVSGFILSENISHGLLLRKAPVLQYLYYLAQIGIAMSPLSNNSLFLSYHRNPLPEYLSRGLMVSLSTDDPLQFHFTKEPLMEEYSIATQVWKLSSCDMCELARNSVLMSGFSHKAKSYWLGPNYSKEGPVSNDIRRTNVPDIRVAYRSETLSEELQLITQAVRTEELDTIDEEDTLSMGPLPGRH
- the LOC137181571 gene encoding AMP deaminase 2-like isoform X3 — its product is MPSSVNVFPCIGYRKLIPWLLGQPRRMAPSRSWGSLGLPFSSLLWSMPADLLLGGRRSQLCRGASTGSVWVLPPRCPTVRQSSSIRASAPLSLCWPLRSSALLCSSSSRSTGGKMSSSSSSSSSTSDGQGKPKSKSSFHKRGGLKSTTSPDLCGASGPKPLKPQRSLPGTPLSHYPIDLRTSMEEKYKEIAEELFTRSMAESEMRSAPYEFPEDSPIEQLEERRHRLERQISQDIKLMKEASVDTVDDGFKEKEMPMEREYQRVSISGEEKCGVPFTDLVDAAKCVVKALFIREKYIHRSMQSFCKTTAHALQDLGMTPLEQGIYDDIPETPVDADAPVHPPVSETHPYDNQDPMNMPADTGYGCKMVDGVVHVYTKKTNMDKSSELDLPYPDLKEYIADMNVMMALIINGPVKSFCYRRLQYLSSKFQMHILLNEMKELAAQKKVPHRDFYNIRKVDTHIHASSCMNQKHLLRFIKRAMKKYPEEIVHIENGRGQTLKEVFESMNLTAFDLSVDTLDMHADRNTFHRFDKFNAKYNPIGESILREIFIKTDNHIEGKYFAHIVKEVMYDLEESKYQNSELRLSIYGRSRDEWDKLAQWAVKHRVYSHNVRWLIQVPRLFDVYHTKKQLANFQEMLENIFMPLFEVTINPRSHPELHLFLQHVVGFDSVDDESKPEHHIFNLDSPLPVNWTEEDNPPYSYYLYYTYANMTVLNHLRRRRGFHTFVLRPHCGEAGPIHHLVSGFILSENISHGLLLRKAPVLQYLYYLAQIGIAMSPLSNNSLFLSYHRNPLPEYLSRGLMVSLSTDDPLQFHFTKEPLMEEYSIATQVWKLSSCDMCELARNSVLMSGFSHKAKSYWLGPNYSKEGPVSNDIRRTNVPDIRVAYRSETLSEELQLITQAVRTEELDTIDEEDTLSMGPLPGRH